A stretch of Verrucomicrobiota bacterium DNA encodes these proteins:
- the tig gene encoding trigger factor yields the protein MNVTMENLAPCKKLLRVEIEAKEVDEAFESMMKDFQRQVSLPGFRPGKAPRDMVLKKYDKDIHDEVKKKLIPDAYRKAVEQQKLDVVGYPDIEEIQFGRGQALQFAATIETAPEIQLPEYKGLPVKREVASVTEADIERALNLLREQQTNFQTVARPVQTGDVVVVNYTGACNGKPITETAPTAKGLNEAKNFWINVEPNSFITGFAMQLIGATAGEKRTVNVDFAADFVTKELAGQKGVYEVEVVEVKEKLLPALDEAFAKAYGAESLEKLRDGVRTDLQNELTFKQNKSIRNQLVRALLDRVNFDLPESVLTQETRNVVYDIVRENQQRGVARELIEQQKEQIYSVASHSAKDRVKAAYLIQRIAEKEDIKVSQTEVAARVQHLARMYQITPEKFLKDLQKRNGLVEIYDQVANEKVMEFLQNNAKIEDVPAKTEEAPASNPS from the coding sequence GTGAATGTGACGATGGAAAATCTTGCGCCGTGCAAAAAGCTGTTGCGCGTGGAAATCGAGGCGAAGGAAGTGGACGAAGCCTTCGAGTCGATGATGAAGGACTTCCAACGGCAGGTGTCGCTGCCGGGGTTTCGACCGGGCAAGGCGCCGCGCGACATGGTGCTCAAGAAATACGACAAGGACATCCACGACGAAGTCAAAAAGAAGCTGATCCCCGACGCTTATCGCAAGGCGGTCGAGCAACAAAAGCTGGATGTGGTCGGCTATCCCGACATCGAGGAGATTCAGTTCGGCCGCGGTCAAGCGTTGCAGTTCGCGGCGACGATAGAAACCGCGCCGGAGATTCAACTGCCCGAATACAAAGGGCTGCCCGTCAAACGCGAAGTGGCGTCAGTGACGGAAGCAGACATCGAACGCGCGTTGAATCTTTTGCGCGAGCAACAGACCAATTTCCAGACCGTCGCCCGTCCGGTTCAAACCGGCGATGTGGTGGTGGTCAATTACACCGGCGCGTGCAACGGCAAACCGATCACTGAGACGGCGCCCACGGCCAAGGGTTTAAACGAGGCAAAGAATTTCTGGATCAACGTCGAACCGAATTCGTTCATCACCGGTTTTGCCATGCAACTCATCGGCGCCACTGCCGGCGAGAAACGCACCGTCAACGTCGATTTCGCCGCTGATTTCGTGACGAAGGAATTGGCCGGGCAAAAGGGTGTTTATGAAGTCGAAGTGGTGGAAGTGAAGGAGAAGCTTTTGCCGGCGCTCGACGAAGCCTTTGCCAAGGCCTACGGCGCGGAGAGTCTTGAAAAACTGCGCGACGGTGTCCGCACCGATTTGCAAAACGAACTGACGTTCAAACAGAACAAGAGCATCCGCAATCAACTCGTGCGGGCGCTGCTCGACCGGGTGAATTTCGATTTGCCGGAGTCGGTGCTGACGCAGGAGACGCGCAACGTTGTCTATGACATCGTCCGCGAGAACCAGCAGCGCGGCGTGGCGCGGGAATTGATCGAGCAACAGAAGGAGCAGATTTATTCCGTGGCCAGCCACAGCGCCAAAGACCGGGTGAAAGCGGCCTATCTGATCCAGCGGATCGCGGAAAAGGAAGACATCAAAGTCTCGCAGACGGAAGTGGCGGCGCGCGTCCAGCACCTGGCCCGGATGTATCAAATCACGCCGGAGAAATTTCTGAAAGATTTGCAGAAGCGCAACGGCCTGGTCGAAATCTACGACCAGGTCGCCAACGAAAAGGTCATGGAGTTTCTCCAGAACAACGCGAAGATTGAGGATGTGCCGGCGAAAACCGAGGAAGCTCCCGCATCAAATCCAAGTTAA
- a CDS encoding DsbA family protein: MNVKIICYLDVISSWCYWAEPAWAELKQRYTGKVEFAWKTALLDASSIPATREEEEWYFRRSGTIMRSPFMLSAGWYESGMKEYLAPNAVAEAAKDFGVTDDHVRLAIAHAALREGRKVGRWEEAVAPAAKAADLDSAALLAKAKSKEIEARVRASTAEFHSFQVNQRPAFLIEDSIGDRAVFSGLVTVAPLASTIEAMLHDVAAYISHAAHYGPPPSS; encoded by the coding sequence ATGAATGTTAAAATTATCTGTTACCTTGATGTCATTTCTTCCTGGTGCTATTGGGCCGAGCCGGCGTGGGCGGAGTTGAAGCAGCGTTACACTGGCAAAGTCGAGTTCGCTTGGAAAACTGCTTTGCTGGATGCATCCAGCATTCCGGCCACGCGGGAGGAGGAGGAATGGTATTTTCGCCGCAGTGGCACAATCATGCGCTCGCCGTTCATGCTGAGCGCAGGTTGGTATGAGTCGGGGATGAAGGAATATCTTGCGCCGAACGCCGTCGCCGAAGCGGCGAAGGATTTTGGTGTGACCGACGATCATGTGCGTCTTGCCATCGCTCATGCAGCATTGCGGGAAGGACGCAAGGTGGGGCGCTGGGAAGAAGCTGTGGCGCCTGCCGCAAAAGCCGCCGACCTCGACTCTGCGGCCTTGCTCGCCAAGGCGAAGTCGAAGGAGATCGAAGCCCGCGTCCGCGCCAGCACGGCAGAGTTTCATTCGTTTCAAGTCAATCAGCGACCCGCATTCTTGATTGAAGACTCGATTGGCGATCGCGCGGTGTTCTCGGGCCTCGTCACGGTCGCGCCGCTAGCCTCAACCATCGAAGCCATGCTCCACGATGTCGCCGCCTACATTTCTCATGCCGCGCACTACGGCCCGCCGCCATCGAGTTGA